The following proteins are encoded in a genomic region of Amphiura filiformis chromosome 18, Afil_fr2py, whole genome shotgun sequence:
- the LOC140138878 gene encoding fibrinogen-like protein A: protein MALLQHICVFTLLMLTCAEVIEEDTQSTMDASSAYASSIKQSLLMLDDVSKTLSTLYQTSQSQWRDVRAMMTGVQNMLQQGSSPTSPHIKGRDCTDISENFPNLPSGIYLIKPDDSESFEAFCDLDTDEGGWTVFQRRIDGSVDFYQNWTDYKHGFGSVDGEHWLGLDKLHDLTSTGRWELHVDLEDHRGNTVYANYDDFYIGNEDALYTLHIGQYNGTAYDSLRWNNKFAFSTKDRDNDISELNCARLRQSAWWYKYCTFADLNSDYSGEPLSDNTGIIWYPWTHQTRRRFIEATKMKARRVV, encoded by the coding sequence ATGGCATTACTACAGCACATTTGTGTCTTCACTTTGTTGATGTTAACTTGTGCTGAAGTTATTGAGGAGGATACACAATCCACAATGGATGCTTCATCAGCATATGCATCTTCTATAAAGCAGAGCCTGCTTATGCTGGACGATGTTAGTAAAACTTTATCCACACTTTACCAAACTTCTCAATCACAATGGCGGGATGTAAGGGCAATGATGACGGGTGTTCAAAATATGCTCCAACAAGGATCAAGTCCTACCTCACCACATATCAAGGGCAGAGACTGTACAGATATATCGGAAAATTTTCCAAACTTGCCAAGTGGGATATATCTGATCAAACCTGATGACTCCGAATCATTTGAAGCATTTTGTGATCTGGACACCGACGAAGGAGGCTGGACTGTTTTTCAGCGCAGGATTGATGGAAGTGTTGATTTTTATCAGAATTGGACTGATTACAAGCATGGTTTTGGTTCTGTTGATGGCGAGCATTGGCTAGGCCTGGACAAACTTCATGACTTGACCTCAACTGGACGATGGGAGCTGCATGTGGATCTCGAAGATCACCGTGGCAACACTGTGTACGCAAATTATGATGACTTTTACATTGGGAATGAAGATGCGTTGTACACATTACATATTGGACAATACAATGGTACAGCTTATGATTCTTTACGTTGGAACAACAAGTTTGCGTTTAGCACCAAAGATCGTGATAACGACATTTCAGAGCTGAATTGCGCAAGATTACGTCAGAGTGCATGGTGGTATAAGTACTGTACTTTTGCAGATCTTAATAGCGATTATTCAGGGGAACCTTTGTCAGATAATACAGGAATCATATGGTATCCATGGACGCACCAGACTAGGCGACGTTTCATTGAAGCCACCAAGATGAAAGCGCGGCGTGTTGTATAA